In Penicillium oxalicum strain HP7-1 chromosome I, whole genome shotgun sequence, a single window of DNA contains:
- a CDS encoding Pre-mRNA-splicing factor → MPSATKPSKNQLRRARKKALKSEPTGTSATENGDISKEAPAPVSVPQNEPETTIAPVIPEPDDPLWEMYKDLASKFDEGPGDNTAAKEAEKPEVYFDDEDEIPDEEQEREPKLSKKKRKEMNKLSVAELKAQVSKPDIVEWTDTSATDPRLLVHIKAHRNVVPVPSHWSLKREYLSSKRGVEKAPFSLPKFIQETGIAEMRDAALEKQEQSSLKQKQRERVQPKMGRLDIDYQKLYEAFFRFQTKPELTRYGEIYYEGKEHETNLRHLRPGELSDELKEALNMPPGAPPPWLINQQRFGPPPSYPALKIPGLNAPPPPGAMWGYHPGGYGKPPVDEHNRPLYGGDIFGVLQPQQNVQQGEPVEKDLWGELQESEAEEESDEEEDEEGSDEEEGDDEEKESGIHPERLGDTKWHGVRHAFRHHRGTETEESVHPRSAYQVIPEKQTSVQGFFGGDRAYDLSSSAGAHPVLGVDDQSRKRKKPGDVEVSVDIDALQSGDGLSKERLQDLYETQRQQQNQPQWGFQEDLSDMIAQESRKRLRKEEEKRGKR, encoded by the exons ATGCCATCTGCCACAAAGCCTAGTAAAAACCAACTCCGAAGAGCTCGCAAGAAGGCTCTCAAATCTGAG CCCACTGGCACTTCTGCGACGGAAAATGGAGACATCAGCAAAGAAGCCCCGGCGCCCGTGTCTGTACCTCAGAATGAGCCAGAAACGACCATTGCTCCCGTGATTCCCGAACCGGACGACCCTCTTTGGGAGATGTACAAGGATCTTGCTAGCAAGTTTGACGAAGGGCCAGGGGATAACACCGCGGCCAAAGAAGCCGAAAAGCCCGAAGTGTACtttgacgacgaggacgagattCCCGACGAGGAGCAAGAACGTGAACCGAAAttgtcaaagaagaagcgcaaggaaATGAACAAGTTGTCGGTGGCCGAACTCAAGGCTCAGGTTTCCAAACCCGACATCGTGGAATGGACAGACACATCAGCCACCGATCCCCGGCTTCTCGTTCACATCAAGGCTCACCGGAATGTGGTTCCTGTTCCTTCCCACTGGTCTCTGAAGCGGGAATATCTCTCTTCCAAACGAGGAGTGGAAAAAGCGCCCTTTTCGCTTCCCAAATTTATTCAGGAGACCGGGATTGCCGAAATGCGGGACGCCGCCTTGGAGAAACAAGAACAGTCTAGCCTGAAACAGAAACAGCGAGAAAGGGTTCAACCGAAGATGGGACGACTGGATATCGATTATCAAAAACTCTACGAAGCGTTCTTCCGCTTCCAAACCAAGCCTGAGCTCACCCGCTACGGTGAAATTTACTacgaaggaaaagaacatGAGACAAATCTTCGACATCTGCGACCCGGTGAACTCAGTGATGAATTGAAGGAGGCTCTGAATATGCCCCCGGGCGCTCCGCCCCCATGGCTGATCAATCAACAGCGATTCGGACCCCCTCCATCATATCCAGCGCTGAAGATTCCCGGCCTCAATGCACCTCCCCCTCCAGGGGCGATGTGGGGCTACCATCCTGGAGGATATGGAAAGCCGCCCGTAGACGAACACAACCGGCCACTGTACGGCGGTGATATCTTTGGCGTGTTACAACCTCAACAGAACGTTCAACAAGGCGAGCCCGTGGAGAAGGATCTTTGGGGAGAGTTGCAAGAATCcgaggcggaagaagagagtgacgaggaggaagacgaggaaggttcagatgaagaagaaggggacgacgaggagaaagaaTCTGGTATTCACCCCGAGCGGCTTGGAGACACCAAGTGGCATGGCGTCCGCCATGCCTTCCGA CATCACCGAGGCACTGAGACCGAAGAATCCGTGCACCCACGCAGTGCTTACCAGGTCATTCCCGAGAAGCAGACTAGCGTTCAAGGCTTCTTTGGTGGTGACCGAGCATATGACCTCAGCTCGTCTGCTGGGGCTCATCCTGTCCTCGGTGTAGACGACCAAAGCCGAAAACGAAAGAAGCCCGGTGATGTGGAAGTTTCGGTTGATATCGATGCTCTCCAGTCTGGGGATGGTCTTAGCAAGGAGCGCCTTCAGGATCTGTATGAGACCCAGCGACAGCAACAAAACCAACCGCAGTGGGGCTTCCAGGAGGACCTCAGCGATATGATTGCACAGGAAAGTCGGAAGCGACTGcgcaaggaagaggaaaagcgAGGCAAGCGTTGA
- a CDS encoding ER lumen protein-retaining receptor yields MNIFRLLADFSHLASILILLQKMKSSSSCSGLSFKSQVLYLLVFITRYLDLFWTFTDSLYLTTFKLLFIGSSGYIIYLMLNDYKPTHDRNLDTFKVQYLLGISVILALLFPRDYRISEILWTFSIWLESVAILPQLFMLQRTGEADTITTHYLFALGMYRALYIPNWVYRYFTESSFQRSFQPVPIIAGIIQTLLYSDFFYIYYNKVLKGKKFSLPV; encoded by the exons ATGAATATCTTCCGATTACTAG CCGATTTCTCCCATCTGGCGTCCATTTTGATTCTTCTCCAGAAGATGAAGTCGTCCAGT AGCTGTTCTGGATTGTCCTTCAAATCGCAAGTGTTGTATCTGCTGGTGTTCATCACGCGCTACCTTG ACCTCTTCTGGACCTTTACCGATTCCCTCTACCTGACGACCTTCAAGCTACTCTTCATCGGCTCCTCGGGATACATTATCTATTTGATGCTCAATGATTACAAACCCACCCACGATCGCAATCTGGATACCTTCAAGGTCCAATATCTGCTTGGAATCAGTGTGATTCTGGCCTTGCTATTCCCTCGTGACTATCGCATCTCCGAG ATTCTCTGGACTTTCTCCATCTGGTTGGAATCGGTCGCCATTCTGCCCCAGCTGTTCATGCTGCAACGGACCGGAGAAGCGgacaccatcaccacccacTATCTCTTCGCCCTCGGCATGTACCGCGCTCTGTATATTCCCAACTGGGTCTACCGCTACTTCACCGAGTCAAGCTTTCAACGATCCTTCCAGCCGGTCCCGATCATCGCCGGCATCATTCAGACCCTGCTGTACTCGGactttttctatatttatTACAACAA GGTTCTGAAGGGCAAGAAGTTCTCTCTCCCGGTCTAG